Proteins from a single region of Argopecten irradians isolate NY chromosome 7, Ai_NY, whole genome shotgun sequence:
- the LOC138328322 gene encoding uncharacterized protein, with amino-acid sequence MNSSLDNDRKKLEKAKQEAQSLLNKLTQPKPRKRQRKEWVEYPIRDIKGNLICHPPKKRKKATDQDHPNNQAIHDPAEDNITSVQKLRDQINEALYNLETSVDYSPGPTLWERRKEKEIDNWEKCRNTFFEARLKKFSPFNNVSLECCKCDQPAAIRCTQCREILCQRCDNEQHIYNGLHDREFIVGQHWAYGQPLQGISNDNGPPRIVEVERYLPVFPKVCPCGTADSIEQFTITRRFKVIAVTELGRYDILLPFVNCPHCNRDLTPQTEDIITGGFWPGSARMHDGMYIFSDEVLCLFDFLKLEKAGLSVKAFVTSLQFMSSTRGRNSIISQKIFNESFREWRRCKFEVEKISKTNEMACPACSDDIHACHLDGNRKLYRFKNRAVSKEENYFKDVFIMDDGKVDDMVKKIQFSGVQEKSSICGESHWKAAKSSSKSMKNLDETGLVVGCCKHAIMLKGLNMFQGEIYAYPMVLQLTLLEDFNSLQFICQDVVCKYYPWMLKVLEKQIDIQGIEKLKYCKPFLSIMHGKAHDWSCQILYGGRWQEGSGTVTGEEMEQCNSYISTAGLTTKNMSKTAREEELTMHVLHWNRKKKEKLPIQLTSSYVKIRKNIEQLKIELNELKKYGNILLTDADLESWENSLKEMAKDSRKKTSDSQLSEVEKFFLLSIFKRDSENLGLFVDKSDAVTVLLAGNRNLHKAASDFKKQNKEEELNYLHKRLCCSGKTEEEIFEAGRNSLATKKAKLYIKT; translated from the exons ATGAATTCATCACTTGACAACGATAGGAAGAAACTGGAAAAAGCTAAACAAGAAGCACAAAGTCTACTCAACAAACTGACCCAGCCAAAACCAAGGAAGCGACAAAGGAAGGAATGGGTAGAATATCCAATCAGGGATATAAAGGGAAATTTGATTTGCCATCCTccaaagaaaaggaaaaaag cAACAGATCAAGACCATCCAAATAACCAAGCTATCCATGATCCTGCTGAGGACAACATAACATCAG TTCAAAAACTTAGAGATCAAATTAACGAGGCTTTATACAATTTGGAGACCTCTGTTGATTACTCCCCTGGCCCTACATTATGGGAAAGAAGGAAGGAAAAGGAGATTGACAATTGGGAGAAATGCCGCAACACATTTTTTGAGGCAAGATTAAAAAAGTTTTCTCCATTTAATAATGTGTCTTTGGAATGCTGCAAATGTGACCAGCCTGCTGCTATCAG ATGCACCCAATGTAGAGAAATTCTGTGTCAAAGGTGTGACAATGAACAGCATATCTACAATGGATTGCATGACAGGGAATTTATTGTTGGCCAGCATTGGGCATATGGACAACCATTGCAAGGGATCTCCAATGATAATGGACCACCACGGATAGTGGAAGTTG AGCGCTATTTACCAGTGTTTCCTAAAGTGTGCCCCTGTGGAACAGCAGACAGTATTGAACAGTTTACTATCACCAGGCGTTTTAAAGTCATTGCAGTAACTGAATTAG GGAGGTATGATATTTTGCTGCCTTTTGTGAATTGCCCCCACTGCAACAGAGACTTAACACCCCAGACTGAGGACATTATTACTGGTGGATTTTGGCCTGGGAGTGCAAGAATGCATGACg gaaTGTACATATTTAGTGACGAAGTTCTTTGCTTGTTTGATTTCCTTAAGCTGGAAAAAGCAGGATTGTCTGTAAAGGCATTTGTGACATCGCTACAATTTATGTCATCCACCCGTGGAAGG AATAGTATTATATCGCAAAAGATTTTCAACGAGTCTTTTCGAGAGTGGCGAAGATGCAAATTTGAAGTGGAGAAAATTTCAAAGACTAATGAAATGGCTTGTCCAGCTTGTTCTGATGATATTCATGCTTGTCATTTGGATGGAAACAGAAAACTCTATCGCTTCAAAAATAGAGCTGT gTCCAAGGAAGAAAACTACTTCAAAGATGTCTTTATTATGGATGATGGTAAAGTGGATGATATGGTGAAAAAGATACAGTTTTCAGGAGTGCAG gAAAAATCGAGTATTTGTGGAGAAAGCCATTGGAAAGCTGCCAAGTCCAGCAGCAAGTCCATGAAGAACCTGGATGAGACAGGACTGGTTGTAGGCTGCTGTAAACACGCCATCATGTTGAAGGGTCTAAACATGTTTCAAGGCGAGATATATGCATACCCAATGGTTCTTCAATTGACTCTCTTAGAGGACTTTAACAGCCTTCAGTTCATCTGCCAAgatgttgtttgtaaatattatcCCTGGATGTTGAAAGTCCTAGAAAAACAAATCGACATTCAAGGGATTGAGAAACTGAAATACTGCAAACCATTCCTAAGCATCATGCATGGGAAAGCACATGATTGGTCATGTCAG ATCTTATATGGTGGGAGATGGCAAGAGGGTTCTGGGACTGTCACCGGAGAGGAAATGGAGCAATGCAACAGCTACATATCAACTGCTGGTCTGACAACGAAGAACATGAGCAAAACTG CAAGAGAAGAGGAGTTGACCATGCATGTACTTCACTGGAACAGGAAAAAGAAGGAAAAGCTTCCCATCCAGTTGACTAGTTCCTATGTAAAG aTCAGGAAGAACATTGAACAACTCAAGATTGAGCTTAATGAACTTAAGAAATATGGTAACATATTGCTGACTGATGCAGATCTTGAGTCATGGGAAAATAGTTTAAAGGAAATGGCGAAAG ATTCTCGAAAGAAAACCTCAGATAGCCAGCTGTCTGAAGTGGAGAAATTCTTCCTGCTTTCCATCTTCAAACGAGACAGTGAAAACCTTGGTCTGTTTGTTGACAAATCAGATGCAGTTACTGTGTTGTTAGCAGGGAATAGAAATCTTCACAAAGCTGCATCTGATTTCAAGAAACAAAATAAGGAGGAGGAATTGAACTATCTGCATAAACG GTTGTGTTGTTCTGGGAAGACAGAAGAGGAAATATTTGAAGCAGGAAGGAATTCCTTGGCAACAAAAAAGGcaaaattatatatcaaaacatga